The following proteins are encoded in a genomic region of Primulina huaijiensis isolate GDHJ02 chromosome 3, ASM1229523v2, whole genome shotgun sequence:
- the LOC140973548 gene encoding F-box/kelch-repeat protein At1g22040-like has product MGARLSLNSDKVRASDLFEVSQIEACKRLRRFDGFWDENPRLIPSLPDELSIQILARLPRVWHFNAKLVSRSWKAALTSGELYKLRKELGATEEWLYILTKIDGTRLVWYALDPVSKIWQRLPLMPNVAAEDGTRWGLSGLRLWNMVNSSVVADAVKALFGKKDALDQIPFCGCAIGAVDGCLYVLGGFSRASAMKSVWRYDPVVNSWTEVAPMSTGRAYCKTGVLNNQLYVVGGVTRGRGGLTPLQSAEVFDPCSGIWSEVPSMPFSKAQVLPTAFLADLLKPIATGMTPYRGKLYVPQSLYCWPFFVDVGGEVYDPETNSWVEMPSGMGEGWPARQAGTKLSVIVEEELYALEPSSSLDSARIKVYDHQDDSWKIIEGDVPIRDLADSESPYLLAGFLGRLHVICKDANHSISVMQASRQNRLDLTPSTSRANLGESLQESSESVSGSWENIWKVIATTNTGSAELVSCQILDI; this is encoded by the coding sequence ATGGGAGCTAGATTGAGTCTTAATAGTGACAAGGTGAGAGCCAGTGACCTCTTTGAGGTGTCCCAAATTGAAGCATGTAAGAGATTACGGAGATTTGACGGTTTTTGGGATGAAAATCCACGTTTGATTCCTAGTCTACCCGATGAGTTATCAATTCAGATTCTCGCGCGGCTCCCAAGAGTTTGGCATTTCAATGCAAAGCTGGTTTCAAGAAGCTGGAAAGCTGCTTTAACGAGTGGAGAACTTTATAAACTAAGAAAAGAACTTGGTGCAACTGAAGAATGGCTATACATATTGACTAAGATTGATGGTACTAGACTTGTATGGTATGCGCTGGACCCGGTCTCCAAGATATGGCAACGGTTGCCTCTAATGCCAAATGTTGCTGCTGAAGATGGAACGAGATGGGGCCTATCTGGTCTTCGATTGTGGAACATGGTCAATTCAAGCGTTGTTGCAGATGCCGTAAAGGCATTGTTTGGGAAGAAGGATGCATTAGACCAAATCCCTTTTTGTGGTTGTGCAATCGGAGCTGTTGATGGCTGCCTATACGTTCTTGGTGGATTTTCTAGGGCTTCAGCCATGAAATCCGTCTGGCGTTATGATCCTGTTGTAAATTCTTGGACTGAAGTGGCTCCCATGTCTACTGGCAGAGCTTATTGCAAGACCGGTGTCTTAAACAACCAACTTTATGTTGTTGGCGGGGTTACTCGGGGACGAGGTGGGCTTACTCCTCTTCAATCAGCAGAAGTTTTTGATCCGTGCTCTGGTATATGGTCCGAGGTACCTAGCATGCCGTTTTCAAAAGCTCAGGTGCTGCCAACCGCTTTTCTAGCTGATCTACTGAAACCTATTGCAACCGGGATGACCCCGTATCGGGGGAAACTATACGTTCCTCAAAGTTTGTATTGTTGGCCGTTTTTTGTTGATGTTGGAGGAGAGGTCTATGATCCAGAGACAAATTCTTGGGTAGAAATGCCATCTGGCATGGGCGAGGGTTGGCCTGCCCGGCAAGCCGGAACCAAATTAAGTGTCATTGTTGAAGAGGAGTTATATGCATTGGAGCCATCTAGCTCTCTAGATAGTGCCAGGATCAAAGTGTATGATCATCAAGATGATTCTTGGAAAATAATTGAAGGGGATGTACCCATTCGCGACCTTGCTGATTCGGAATCCCCATATCTACTTGCGGGTTTTCTTGGAAGATTACACGTGATTTGTAAAGACGCAAATCATAGTATATCAGTGATGCAGGCCAGTAGGCAGAACCGGCTTGATCTCACTCCATCTACCTCAAGGGCTAATCTAGGTGAATCTTTGCAAGAGTCCTCAGAATCTGTTTCAGGATCATGGGAAAATATTTGGAAGGTCATTGCCA